The sequence below is a genomic window from Quadrisphaera setariae.
ACTCCACCGACGGCACGAGCTCGGTCTTGAGGCGGGCCAGCTGCTCATCCAGCTCCCCGCCGACGTCGTGCGCGGCGCACACCTCGTAGTAGTCCCACCGCTGGGGGATGAAGCTCTCCACCATCTCCGGGTCCTTGCGGAAGTACGGCAGGTACTCCGAGGCGTGGTGGCTGCTCTCGGTCTGGAAGCAGCCGAACGCCGACATGATGGCGGTCCGGACCTGCTCGTTGCCGCCCTCGTAGGTGGACGCGGCGTCCGCCACACCGCTGTGGTCGCCGTCGTCCCCGGCGAGCTGGCCGGCGGCGCGGCCGGGCACGTGCCGGGCGGCCATCTCCGCCCGCAGGCGCGGGTAGAGGTCCTCGTGGCCCCGGCGGAAGCGCAGGACCCACGCCTGGTGGTCGATGCCCGCGCAGAGGTGGTCGACCTCGTCGTAGGGGACGTCGAGGGGACGCGCCAGCATGCGCGTGGTGCCCTGCACGCTGTGGCACAGCCCTACGGTGCGCAGGCCCTTCGCGCTGCTGCCCCGCCCGAGCCGTCCACCGGCCGCGACCCCGTGGCCGACCTGGCGCGCTTCTGCGTCGAGCGCTTCCGCGACGGGGTCACCACCGCCGACGCCGCGGCGGCCGTCCACCTGAGCGCGCCGTACGCCACCACGCTCTTCCGCCGCCGGATGGGGGGTGACGCTGGGCGGGTACCTGCTCGGGTGCCGCCTGGCCGAGGCCCGCCGCCTCCTGCTCACCACCGACGCGAGCACCGCGGACGTGGCCCACGCCGCCGGCTTCGGCTCGCAGAGCTCGTTCTACGACCACTTCACCCGCCAGACGGGCACCACACCGGCCGCCTACCGCCGCGGGCGTCAGCAGTAGCGGGCCAGCACCTCCGCCTCGGCGTCCGCCTCGTCGGCGCGGTCGGCGCGTCCCGCGGAGCGCAGCTCCCGCGCCGCGCTCCGCCGCTCCTCGACCTCGCGCCGCAGTACGGCGAGCACGTCGTCCGGGGAGAGGCGCTTGCGCTCCACCTCCGTCGCGCCGACGCCGATCGCCGAGCCTGCGACGTGCTCGCTGGTCGAGGTCATCCCCATCGCGCCCTGGCCGTCGGGCGAGGGTTGCGCCTCGGCGTTGGCGACCGCCGCGAGGGCGCTCCGGAGGGCGGCCACGGCCACCCGGTCACGGGAGCGCATCGCCTCCCGCAGGTCGGTGCCGATCCGGTCCAGGAGCACGCGAGCAGGCTGCCACGGACGGCGCGGCAGCGCGCAGCACCTCCCGCCGGATCCTGTCCTGGCTCACCACCGCGCAGGTGCCCTTCGGGAACCGCCGCTGCACGGCCCTGGCGACGGTGGTCTTCCCCGAGCCCGAGTTCCCCCGCAGGACGACGAGCGTGCCCGCGCTCCCCCCACCCACGGGTCAGGAGACGGTCGCGGTCGCCCCGGCCGACTGCAGCGGCCGGCTGGTCGCGTCGCCGCGGGCGGAGGAGGTGTCCACCCACAGGTCGGCTGGACCGGTGTGGACGGCGGCTGCGCCACCACCCGTGGGCCTGTACTGCACGGTCACCAGCTGGTCCGCGGGGCTGCACGGGTAGGTGGTGGGGCCCTGGGCCGCCCGAGGCGACGACTCGCCGTCCTGGAAGAGGGTGAAGACCACGCGCACGCTGCCGGTGCACGCCGGCACCACCCAGCGCGCCGCGGCGCTGCCACCGTCGTGCCGCACGACGCCCTGGGTGTGGCGCGGCACCACGGCGGAGCCCTTGGGGAGTCCCTTCGCGCTGGCCACCGCCTTCGCGGTGGTGGAGGTGCTGCTCGTCTGGTCTCCTCCGGCAGCAGCTGAGGAGGTGGTCGTGGTCAGCACCACCGGGCTCGTGGTGAGCACCGCCTGCGACGGGTCGGCGGGGCCGTAGCGCACCGTGACCGCCTGCGGCGCGGGCTGGCACGGGTAGGCGCGGAAGCCCTTGTCCTGCAGGTGCACCGACGGCGAGCCCCCAGCCCCTTGCTGGCGCAGCACGAACTCGGCGTAGACGGTTCCGCTGCACGCGGGGATGCTCCACTGGGCGCTGGCCGAGGTCGGTGCGGAGGCGTCGCCGGTGGCAGTGATGGTCACGACGCTGGTCAGCGAGGGCGCCACAGACGCGGCTGCCGGCAGCGAGGACGGGCCGCCGTGCGCCGAGGCGGCGGGCGCCAGCGCCACCGCCGCCGTCGCGAGCAGGGCTGAGGCGGCGAGGGGAGCCACGATGCGGGGAAGGGCCATCCGGTGAGACTGGTCCTGCAGGTGGTGCCGCAGCAACCCACGTGACCACCTCCTTGCCGTGCCTGGGGCGGACGCCGCCGACGCGCTCCCGAGCGAGGCTGCTGGGTACGGTGCGGCGGTGTCCGAGGTACCCACCGTGACCCTGCGAGCGCGCACCGAAGCGGACCGTGACGTCCTCTACAGCATCGCTTCCGACCTCAGCACCTGGGAGGAGCGCGACCCGAGCGCCCCCGGGCCGGTGCCGCGCCAGCGGTACGACGCGCAGGCGAACGCCTCCGCCACCAGCTACCGCGACGACGTCTTCTTCGTCATCGACGTCGACGGGCGCCCCGCGGGCAGCGCGACCCTCTTCGCCTTCGACACCCTGGCGCGCCACGCCGAGGCGGGCATCAGCCTTGCCGACGGCTTCCGCGGGCGCGGCGTCGGCACCGAGGCGCTGCGCCAGCTGGTCGACTTCGGCTTCACCCGGCGCAACCTGCGGCGCATCCACCTGCAGGCCATCGCCTCGAACGCTGGGGCGCTGCGCGCCTACGCCAAGGTCGGCTTCGTGGAAGAAGGACGACGACGCCAGCACGCCTGGGTGCGAGGCGGCTACGAGGACGTCGTGCTCATGGGCCTGCTGCGCGACGAGCGCTGAGCAGGTCCGGCGGCGACAGCACGGCGTCCAGGTCCGCCGAAGCGGTGACCACCGCCGAGGAGTCTGGTCGGAGCGCTGCGCCAGGTGGTCCGGCTGCAGCGTCGCGGTGCTGGCGGTGTGGAGATCCCATCAGCCGAAGGGATCTCGTCCGAGTCGGTCTGGGGGCTCAGAGACCCCCGGGGGCGCCGGTAGCGGGCGGGTCGCCACGGCGACCCGCCCGCTACCGGCGCCACAGCCGGTGGTGGGAACGGCGCGCTCAGCGCGCCAGCACGTCCTCCACGTGGACGTTGACCGGCTGGGGCACAGAGGCCCCGAGACCGGCGACGGCGTCGTGCACCGCTCGCGCGGTGGCGCGGACGTCGACGCCGTATCGGACGGCCACGTGCACCTCGGTGCCGGTCGGTCGCAGGGCCACACCGTCGATCCGCCGTCCGGGGAGCAGCGTCGCCGCAGAACCGGCAGGGCCGGCGCTGAGGCTCGCGACGCCGGGGACGCGGAGCACCGTCTCCACCACCGCCTCGACCGCTGTGACCTCGTCGGCCGGATCAGGAGCGGTCACCGGCGTCGCCCCGGGAGTCGGGGCGGCAGAGGGGCTCACTGGACGCGAGCGGGCTTGGCGGGGGCCTCGTGCTCGTCGTCGTCCGAGGGGATGTGGACGTCGGCGACGTCGATGTTGACCTCCGTGACCTGCAGGCCGGTCATCCGCTCGACCGAGGAGACCACGTTGCGGCGCACGCCGGCGGCGAGGTCGGCGATGGAGACGCCGTACTCGGCGATGAGGTTGATGTCGACGGCGGCCTGCTTCTCGCCGACCTCCACCGACACGCCCTGGGAGTGGTTGGTGGTGGCACCCGGGATGCGCTCGCGCAGGGCACCGATGGCGCGGGCAGCGCCGCCACCGAGGGCGTAGACGCCGTTGACCTCGTTCGCGGCGATACCGGCGATCTTCGACACGACGGTGTCAGCGATGGTGGTGTGGCCCTGGGACGTGGTGAGCGCACCCGGCTTGGTCGAAGCAACGGCGGTGCTGGTGGTGGTCTGGGACATGGGGTTCCGTCCTTCCCTCTGCCGGCCTGTCGGCCGGTCCTCGTCGGGCTCGTGCGTCGTCCTCCGGGCTGTGCCCGAAGTGCGCGACATGAGGTGGGAGTCAGGGAGTCCCGGAACGTCACGGTCGATCCACTGTGACCTGGGTCACAGTGCCGCAGGTGGGGCTCGAACCCACGACCCAGGGATTATGAGTCCCCTGCTCTGACCGGCTGAGCTACTGCGGCGTGCGCGCCCGATGCTGCCAGACGCGGGCGGGCGGCTGGTGACGGCGCCGTCAGAGCCCGCGCGCCACGGCGGCCGCGGCCGCCAGCCACGCCCTCTGCGTCGCGGGGCGCAGGAGGTCGTGGCGCAGCTGGCCGTCCACCAGGGCGGGGTCGAACGGCACCGTGACCACCTGGTGGGCGAGGGCGCCGAAGCCCTCCACCACGCGCTGGACGTCGGCGGCGGTGGCCTTGGGGTCGGCCTGGGTGACCACCACCACGGCCGAGGCCGCGAGCTGGGCCGAGCGCTCGTCGCGAGCGGCGAGGGCCTCCAGCAGCAGCGCGCCGGCCTCGGCGTGGTCGTCGCGGGTGGTCGTGGGCACCACCAGCTGGTCGCTGTGCTCGACCATGCGCAGCCAGGTGGGGTCTGACTCGTCGTTGCCGGAGTCGATGAGGATCATCCGGTAGTACTTGCACGCCAGCTCGTGCACGGCGTCGACGTCGTGCGGGGTCACGCGCTGCTCGCTGGCCAGCGCCAGCGGCTGCGAGCGCAGCACGTCGTAGCGGTCCGCGCGCTGGTGGTGCACGTAGCGGGCGAGGTCGGCCGCGCGGGCGCCGGTGCCGAGCAGGTGCTGCACCCGGGGGAGCAGGTCCATCGACGTCGCGTCGTGCCGCGCCTGCTCGGTGCGCCACCCGAGCGTGCCGCGGGTCTGGTTGTTCTCCCACGCCAGCACGCCCGCGCCTCCGTGGCGCGCGAACGTGGCCGCGAGCATCGCCGTCGTCGGGGTCTTCCCGGCCCCTCCCTTGGCGTTGACCACGGCGATGGTGCGCGGGCCCACCCAGTGCTGGGAGACCGTCGCGGCGTCAGCGCGTCCGCTGCGCTCCGCCTCGTCGGGGGCGAGGCGCAGGCCGAAGTGGTTCAGCGCCCCTCGCCAGCCCTCCCGAGCGGACAGCTCCTGCTGCTGGTCGCGCAGGAAGGACTGGCGGCCCTCGGGGTAGTCGTAGCCCCAGGGGCGGTGGCCGGCCGGAGGGCTGCTGGTGGCTGCGGCGGCGTCGGGCTGGTGCGTGGCGGTGGACACGGGAGCTGCCTCCGGGAGGGTCTCGACGTCGGGTCCGGCGGGGGAGGGGGACGTGCGGCGGTCCGCGCGCCCGGTGGAGCGGCTGTCGGGCCGCACCGCACCGCTGGGGTCGACCACGACGGCGCTCCAGCTCGACCCACATCTCGTGAGCACGCGCACCGGCTTCCCGAGGGCTGCGGCGCGCTCCGCGACCAGCGCGGTGACCACCTCGGCGACCTCCGCCTGCGGGACGGCGCTCAGCACCTGCACCGCGCCGCCCACCGTCACCTCGGAGGTGCCGTCGGGCCTTTCCACCACGAGCACCTGCTCGGCCTCGTTCACGTGCACCACGTCGTCAGGTCCGCCTCTCGCGCTCGGCCGGGGCGCGCGTGACCCGACCGGTGGACGGCCGGAACTGTAGGGGAGATCGTCGGGTTCGTCCGATCTGCGCAGTCCGGGAGCTGCAGGGACATCCGTGAGGGTGACCAGGGGGACCGTGCGTGCTCGAGGAGTCACCCAGCGGTGACGTGGTCCGGGCAGGTCTGACGCGTCGCCTGCTGTGGGAGGTCCCTCGGACGGCGCCGCCACCGACCTCCGCGCTGGGCGACGCCGGGCGCACGGGCGCGTCGGGCTGGGAGGCCGAGCAGCGCACCCGCTCCGCGAACGACCGGCGGGCCATCACGCGAGAGCTGGGCCGGCAGGAGGACACCGCTGACGCAGCCACCTGGTCGCCGCTGTGGAGGGGGTACCAGCTGCGGGTGCCCCGGCGAGCCGGTACCGGTGGGCTGATGAACGTTCAGGAGCCCTGGAGGATGGGCTCCCGCACTTGGACTCGAACCAAGAACCTGCCGGTTAACAGCCGGCTGCTCTGCCAATTGAGCTATGCGGGATGGGACGCGCCATCGGCGGCGTCGGATGACGACACTACCAGGCGCCTCGGTGGTTCGTGGGAGGTCGCCGCTTCACCAGTCGGGGCGTCGTCGCAGGGCCTTGGTGGAGCTGCGCGACTGCTTGGCCTCCGTCCGGCGCCGCCGCGCCCCCGCGGAGATCCGCGTCGGCCGGCGCGCCGGCGCCGGGGGAGCGGCGGCCGACGCGACCAGCGCCGCGATCCGGTCGCGCGCCGCAGAGCGGTTGCGCCGCTGCTGGCGGTGCTGGGCGGCGGCGACCGTGAGCACGCCGTCCACCAGGCGTCCCTCCAGGGCCAGCAGGAGCCGCTCGCGCAGCGGCTCGTCCAGCACGCGCGAACCCGCCACGTCCCAGGACAGCTCCACGCGCGAGTCCGCGGTGTTCACACCCTGCCCGCCGGGGCCCGAGGAGCGCGAGAAGCGCCACCGCAGCTCCTCAGCGGGCAGCACGAGCCGGCCCGCCGCCCGGCCGGAGCGTCCGGTCAGTGTGACGACGAGCGGTCCCTCGGGGCGGTCCGAGGGGTGGTCGGCGGCGGTCAGCTCGGCGACGGCGGCACCTCGTCCTCCGGCGGCAGGTCCTCCAGGGCGGCGACCTCCTCGGGCAGGGGCAGGCCCTCCCCGCTGAGGTGGCCGGGCCCGTCGGCCCAGGGTGCGTCCTCGTCCGGCAGGTCCGGCGGCTGGCTCATGAGGCAGTCGTACCCCCTGCGGCGCGCGACCGCTACACCGCGCGCGAGGCTGCTGGGGTGGCAGAGGACGACGACGACCGTGTCGACCTGGTGGTGGACGCGGCCAACGCGGTCGGCTCCCGCCCCGACGGGTGGTGGCGCGACCGCCCGGGAGCCGCCCGCCGCCTGCTCGGGCAGCTGTCGCACCTGGCCGCCCGGACCTCGGCCACGGGACCGGACGGTCGCGCGCTGGCGCTGGGGGAGGTGCACGCCGTGCTCGAGGGCGCGGCGCGCAGCGCCTCCCCCGGGGGGCTGCGCGACGCGGTGCACGTCCACCTGGCCGAGGCGGACGGGGACTCCTCCGTCGCGGAGCTCACCGAGCTCCTGACCGCGAGAGGCCGGGCGGTGCTCGTGGTGACCGCCGACCGGGGCCTGCGGGCCCGGCTCCCGCCGACCGCGGTGTGCGCCGGCCCGGGGTGGCTGCGGGACCTGCTCGACGAGCTCGAGGAGTAGGTGCGTCGGGCCGGGAGCGCCTCTCGGCGCGGGGCCGCTCGAAGCGGCTTCAAGTGGAGCCCGGGGCTACCGCGGCCCGACGCACCCCCAGGCTAACCCCGCGCGGGCCCCTCAGTCGCGCGATGGGGGAGAACTGGACGGAGGCGCGCCGCCTCCTGGCGAGCGGGACGAGTCCGAGGAGGCCTCGAAGCGCTCCAGGCGCACCTGCCGCGCAGCGGCCTCGAGCTGCTCCGCGGTGCGGACCAGGCGCACGGCGGACTCCGTGGGACCCCCTGGCCGCTCCGCCGTGGCCCGACCCGTCACGGGAGGGAGGCCCTGCGCGGCGCGAGCCGCGCGTCCGGCGGCCACGACGCGCGCGAAGGCGGCAGCCCGCTCGAAGGTGGTGGGAACGTCACCCCGAGCCAGGCCGCGCAGCACCGCGTCGACGGAGCGGCGGACCTCGTCGGGGCCGGGTGGGTCCCCGACGCCCGCCACCACCTCCATCACGGGGACGCTGCGGCGCCCCTCCTCGAACTCGCGGGCGGCACCCACCGGGTCTGCGTGCACCCACTGGCGCAGCGCGAACAGGCGCCACAGGGCTCCGGCGAGGCTGTCGGCGGGCGCGTCGGCCCACAGGGTGGACAGCACCTCCAGGCCGTGCTCGTCGGCCAGGCCCACGAGGCGGGCGGCCACCTCCTCGTCGTCGGAGCCGCGGGCGCCGTCCACGATGAGGCGCGCCGTGGTCTGGGCGGCCTCCTCGCGCAGCGCCGGGTCGCCGCCGCCCCGCACCGCGTCGATCGCTGCGGGTCCCAGGAAGGCAGGTCTGCGGGGGTGGTCGACCACGTCCCCATTAGAACGCCGCGACGGCGACCGCGCCGAACCCGGCGGCCCTGGTCGGGGCGCTGGCCGCCGAGCGCGAGGGTCGACACGCCGGAGCCGAGGGCCGGGATCTCCTGGTGCCGCCCCGCCGCGTGGTGCATCATGACCGACGAGCATGGCGCCGCACGGTCCACCCGCGCAGTTCGCACCACCGCTCGTCCCGTCGCAGGTCGTTGGGGAAGACGTACCAGGCGCCGAGGTCGGAGGAGGTCGAGATGTCCGGTGGGATCACCCGTGGCGTGCTGTTCGTGCACTCCGTGCCACGTGCGGTCTGCCCGCACGTGGAGTGGGCTGCGGCCAACGTCGTGGGCGTGTCGGTCACCATCGACTGGACGGACCAGCCGGTGGCTCCCGGCCTGCTGCGCGGAGAGGTGCCCTGGCACGGGGCACCGGGTACCGGGGCGCGCCTCACCTCAGCCCTGCGGGGGTGGGCGCACCTGCGCTTCGAGGTCACCGAGGAGCCCAGCGAGGGCGTCGACGGCGGCCGCTGGAGCCACACCCCGGAGCTCGGCATCTTCCACGCCGTGACGGACGCCCACGGCAACGTCGTCGTGCCCGAGGACCGGCTGCGCGCCGCTGTCGAGCGCGCCGGGGACGACCTGGAGCTGCTGCGCGAGGGCATCGACCTCGCCGTCGGCCGCGCCTGGGACGACGAGCTGGAGCCGTTCCGCTACGCCGGTGACGGCAACCCCGTCCGCTGGCTGCAC
It includes:
- a CDS encoding helix-turn-helix transcriptional regulator, whose amino-acid sequence is MTLGGYLLGCRLAEARRLLLTTDASTADVAHAAGFGSQSSFYDHFTRQTGTTPAAYRRGRQQ
- a CDS encoding GatB/YqeY domain-containing protein, which gives rise to MLLDRIGTDLREAMRSRDRVAVAALRSALAAVANAEAQPSPDGQGAMGMTSTSEHVAGSAIGVGATEVERKRLSPDDVLAVLRREVEERRSAARELRSAGRADRADEADAEAEVLARYC
- a CDS encoding AAA family ATPase — protein: MGGGSAGTLVVLRGNSGSGKTTVARAVQRRFPKGTCAVVSQDRIRREVLRAAAPSVAACSRAPGPDRHRPAGGDALP
- a CDS encoding GNAT family N-acetyltransferase, whose protein sequence is MSEVPTVTLRARTEADRDVLYSIASDLSTWEERDPSAPGPVPRQRYDAQANASATSYRDDVFFVIDVDGRPAGSATLFAFDTLARHAEAGISLADGFRGRGVGTEALRQLVDFGFTRRNLRRIHLQAIASNAGALRAYAKVGFVEEGRRRQHAWVRGGYEDVVLMGLLRDER
- a CDS encoding Asp23/Gls24 family envelope stress response protein; this encodes MTAPDPADEVTAVEAVVETVLRVPGVASLSAGPAGSAATLLPGRRIDGVALRPTGTEVHVAVRYGVDVRATARAVHDAVAGLGASVPQPVNVHVEDVLAR
- a CDS encoding Asp23/Gls24 family envelope stress response protein, with the translated sequence MSQTTTSTAVASTKPGALTTSQGHTTIADTVVSKIAGIAANEVNGVYALGGGAARAIGALRERIPGATTNHSQGVSVEVGEKQAAVDINLIAEYGVSIADLAAGVRRNVVSSVERMTGLQVTEVNIDVADVHIPSDDDEHEAPAKPARVQ
- a CDS encoding AAA family ATPase, translating into MVHVNEAEQVLVVERPDGTSEVTVGGAVQVLSAVPQAEVAEVVTALVAERAAALGKPVRVLTRCGSSWSAVVVDPSGAVRPDSRSTGRADRRTSPSPAGPDVETLPEAAPVSTATHQPDAAAATSSPPAGHRPWGYDYPEGRQSFLRDQQQELSAREGWRGALNHFGLRLAPDEAERSGRADAATVSQHWVGPRTIAVVNAKGGAGKTPTTAMLAATFARHGGAGVLAWENNQTRGTLGWRTEQARHDATSMDLLPRVQHLLGTGARAADLARYVHHQRADRYDVLRSQPLALASEQRVTPHDVDAVHELACKYYRMILIDSGNDESDPTWLRMVEHSDQLVVPTTTRDDHAEAGALLLEALAARDERSAQLAASAVVVVTQADPKATAADVQRVVEGFGALAHQVVTVPFDPALVDGQLRHDLLRPATQRAWLAAAAAVARGL
- the arfB gene encoding alternative ribosome rescue aminoacyl-tRNA hydrolase ArfB; amino-acid sequence: MLPAEELRWRFSRSSGPGGQGVNTADSRVELSWDVAGSRVLDEPLRERLLLALEGRLVDGVLTVAAAQHRQQRRNRSAARDRIAALVASAAAPPAPARRPTRISAGARRRRTEAKQSRSSTKALRRRPDW
- a CDS encoding DUF3145 domain-containing protein gives rise to the protein MSGGITRGVLFVHSVPRAVCPHVEWAAANVVGVSVTIDWTDQPVAPGLLRGEVPWHGAPGTGARLTSALRGWAHLRFEVTEEPSEGVDGGRWSHTPELGIFHAVTDAHGNVVVPEDRLRAAVERAGDDLELLREGIDLAVGRAWDDELEPFRYAGDGNPVRWLHRVG